A window of Bacillota bacterium contains these coding sequences:
- a CDS encoding MFS transporter has product MLGPAVTRAVAGAAPLQLATSLGLLGSVRSLVPIAGSLASAMVAESLGWHSLFLLKACLLSGVSVLLLRVPMGGSTGTLQSGPTAGATRRMDPVVALIAVGAVGFCALDFAPAFLPYLLTSKFTTSAVPMGILDSIYNLVWAVGALPGGILADRVGAYSVTVVGYMLTGLSRLVYPFAPSLPFVYLAGFVSAAGNCLGSNAPAFAVRLLGERRSGVAAGYFSAAVETGSLIGMMLGGVLWSKVGPVAAFIISSLGSAWAITCYTVAWLRHRSQCARS; this is encoded by the coding sequence ATGCTCGGTCCCGCGGTCACCAGAGCGGTGGCCGGTGCTGCCCCTCTCCAACTCGCAACGAGTTTGGGTCTGCTCGGTAGTGTCCGCTCGCTGGTTCCCATTGCAGGGTCTTTGGCTTCGGCTATGGTGGCAGAGTCACTCGGTTGGCACTCTTTGTTCCTATTGAAAGCCTGCTTGCTATCAGGGGTCAGTGTGCTGCTGCTCAGAGTTCCCATGGGTGGAAGTACAGGCACACTTCAGAGCGGGCCGACGGCCGGTGCTACTAGGCGCATGGACCCTGTTGTGGCTTTGATCGCAGTGGGTGCTGTAGGCTTTTGCGCCCTAGATTTTGCGCCTGCGTTCCTGCCGTACCTGCTCACCAGTAAGTTCACAACCAGCGCAGTGCCGATGGGGATCCTCGATTCCATATACAACTTGGTGTGGGCCGTTGGGGCACTACCCGGGGGGATTCTGGCAGACAGAGTCGGCGCCTACTCAGTCACGGTGGTTGGCTATATGTTAACGGGTTTGTCCCGGCTGGTCTATCCTTTCGCGCCAAGTCTCCCTTTCGTTTACCTCGCAGGCTTTGTGAGCGCGGCGGGGAACTGCCTCGGTTCAAACGCGCCCGCTTTCGCAGTACGGCTGTTGGGTGAACGCAGGTCTGGAGTAGCAGCAGGCTACTTTTCGGCGGCCGTGGAGACCGGAAGCCTAATTGGCATGATGCTTGGCGGGGTGCTCTGGTCTAAGGTGGGTCCCGTGGCTGCATTCATAATCTCGTCGCTCGGATCTGCTTGGGCTATTACCTGTTACACCGTCGCCTGGCTTCGTCACCGCTCTCAGTGTGCACGATCGTGA